A stretch of Heptranchias perlo isolate sHepPer1 chromosome 1, sHepPer1.hap1, whole genome shotgun sequence DNA encodes these proteins:
- the LOC137324989 gene encoding uncharacterized protein: protein MQLKWLRVLLPKMEDLPGRKSFSYTTSEVSVRCGTGRKQTARKTIGIKSYLGAKKQQSKQNLRISKERIEICDHVEGCGKEINEMLMFCVKCKDIQQFSFAELQEHCQQKHPEDKPVFVCSRCGFTVDDVEQMNVHAISHKMDHTLHSEHSESKEDQSSSMEGKLHKMRHLKPDTLYCNKCRFSTKDPLQFQKHILRHEEIQYKCGRCDRVCYTRGEFQRHSVQHTGTFPFKCRYCDYGAVRKDYVVKHTKGVHRDIIKNGGSVLVLPMRKGHKKKAFSKLKNVLKVKRTAIMQNENSANVCLHDQMADSAALAPNPNSTSCQVQDLDVAVLPQTCTNSTSVNESVDTTTVEYTKYLNCSPTDARKIQLQVLASSKHTVQPGTPLTLVAPAQVVIPSNCLAQLIEIKTVNGKQQLVFKLIPQVSAASGPVLGAGASGTTTLPLQGMQHVNTEIAQPQKYNMLNHLPTLLTKIELPQVGPLNEVVDADQKSMGIKSKMLFSNPPSPVDTEPMASNTSILESRNKASPKQNRSVVAEQLQSRESTEADLSRGSQQNHIVSPDVLGEAMHCLQRGAIYSKTTVKDLNADTQEILSQIDEESLTFEKPFVQLSKAVPVLPNKSMLLCDSELLIDSSCKTAIKSVETLPTDGPKANAQLCITSRCTPHDVGMASLLQISPTLSSNYKTLASKNSNHQITPNCSSVKQARFVPKSMFHTEYLKCQRTGIVDKQPTDPEACKSSFENHSMSSAAVQNRHNVSASCLLAQDHNDVHRVSNSYPTLGKCENSRKKPDLPFRQLNALEHKKINANDDEIKSGYCNQSLVTKIHDQNLQKNAIGPSSEGAATNSLTTVSTNSSVFMSEMLSQLHDKSKLTREEFSFVSPDIQYAQDSSQDIAITTDFSDFSNKCDLDTSKPTDDPSVDTQWPIISSVFSLSCGTNDVPESIRWDNDQDHNCTSFTSAQEILKANLCSQSQANSKSLINCLEKQESNKSCQISESLSHKNPVCVSKSGNRDLNATSVISGSPFQLSSGNNLAECLSLLPPLAPMPPILPVEIQDRFSANQFDDNAHMIQRTRNLYSSEFSLNQSSSNVCLGLSPTSNNNTAVDCSTQTDSFVQRIKSNTVPSSAGNPLTAVTQNYQTKLFSHPKLNVFPNLSPGGVSFQNKSLPNTLSSGIDGLRKPSVSHNFSSTFLITSDPSEGTPNVFEQQVSTSGNSQIAVQNQSPVALAKICEPNTSSSEGHSFRQNVCQSSEELQADTPITSVTSSLKVCHQFSLQNKVSLFLSSCNLSAIPKNVSSTDAVEKLEGAPYSLGQTELLKEKVTLPSTVKLQRISLSTPSVADKQSNHTKDQLKPPSKINKIHSVLPPSVHQIRCFHKTADDMSNQTEYAVDLLVNSQNAAEIENIVPNSPCENGSGNDNMGQDMPNLHFSQLQSKSEMSPLRISAFPLCSTKRQINVENTPPPHYLVKDTDCSKHETTYKVVPSGIVLRVFNAADDSKQKTTSDTVSCQSINQSQNLNRVLCATPISLSMAGKLVLQTSTVTKKQKICAKPDSRNNCTPKAKYQENSNCDQSSVSVDRPNTCNTISVKAAARHKSRLLKSSAAEQLPLKRRNTRKRKSGHIQDDILLKKIKKQDCLVPVVTDNCEILKTARKLRLKPFSESQLVKCPRRNQPVVVLNHPDVDVQEVVNVMQTIGKYRGHVLKVVLSERTVISLNLKKKHQKQEFGNRGISLDKWYNCKVVSPVKERHMLKMKLKKIHKNNYQIVKNVQNEHLQFKFHCWFCGRMFCDQEEWIAHGQRHLMEATRDWNDVTTIQETTESEAEVLNVKRNPI from the coding sequence atgcagcttAAATGGTTAAGAGTGCTGCTGCCAAAAATGGAAGATCTCCCAGGGAGGAAGAGTTTTTCTTATACTACTTCAGAAGTCTCAGTGAGGTGTGGTACTGGAAGAAAGCAGACCGCAAGAAAGACCATAGGAATCAAGAGTTATTTGGGTGCTAAAAAGCAACAGTCAAAACAGAATCTGAGAATAAGTAAAGAGAGAATAGAAATCTGTGATCATGTAGAAGGATGTGGAAAAGAGATAAATGAAATGTTAATGTTTTGTGTTAAGTGTAAAGATATCCAGCAGTTCAGCTTTGCAGAACTACAGGAACACTGCCAACAGAAACATCCCGAAGACAAACCTGTGTTTGTTTGTAGCAGATGTGGTTTCACTGTGGATGATGTGGAACAAATGAATGTACATGCAATTTCACACAAAATGGACCATACATTGCACTCCGAACACAGTGAGAGCAAGGAAGATCAATCCTCGAGTATGGAGGGGAAACTACATAAAATGAGGCATTTAAAGCCAGATACATTGTATTGTAATAAATGCAGGTTTTCAACAAAAGATCCACTTCAGTTTCAAAAACACATTCTGAGACACGAAGAAATTCAGTACAAATGTGGACGATGTGATCGTGTTTGCTACACGAGGGGAGAATTCCAGCGTCACTCTGTACAGCATACTGGAACATTTCCCTTTAAATGTAGGTATTGTGATTATGGTGCAGTCCGAAAGGATTATGTTGTGAAACATACCAAGGGAGTACACAGAGACATCATAAAAAATGGTGGATCTGTGCTAGTTTTACCAATGAGGAAAGGCCATAAGAAGAAGGCTTTCTCCAAACTTAAGAATGTCTTAAAAGTTAAACGAACAGCAATTATGCAAAATGAGAATTCTGCTAACGTTTGCCTACATGATCAGATGGCAGATTCAGCGGCTTTGGCTCCTAATCCCAATAGCACTTCTTGTCAAGTGCAAGACTTGGATGTTGCTGTTCTTCCACAGACATGTACAAACAGTACCAGTGTAAATGAAAGCGTGGATACAACAACTGTAGAATATACTAAATATTTGAAttgctctcccactgatgctAGAAAGATTCAACTACAGGTACTTGCATCTTCTAAACATACTGTTCAGCCCGGTACTCCATTAACGCTGGTTGCTCCAGCACAGGTGGTTATTCCTTCTAACTGCTTGGCTCAACTAATAGAAATAAAAACTGTTAATGGGAAACAGCAGTTGGTGTTCAAACTAATCCCACAAGTTTCAGCAGCTTCTGGCCCTGTGCTAGGAGCTGGTGCATCAGGAACAACTACACTTCCACTACAAGGAATGCAGCATGTAAATACAGAAATTGCACAGCCACAAAAGTATAATATGTTAaatcatttgcctacattactgACAAAAATTGAATTACCCCAAGTAGGTCCTTTGAATGAAGTTGTTGATGCTGACCAGAAGAGTATGGGAATAAAATCTAAAATGCTCTTTTCAAACCCTCCGTCTCCAGTTGATACAGAACCAATGGCTAGCAACACTTCCATATTGGAGAGTAGAAACAAAGCCAGTCCAAAACAAAACCGGAGTGTAGTTGCAGAACAGCTACAAAGCAGAGAATCAACAGAAGCTGACCTTTCTCGGGGTTCACAGCAGAATCACATTGTATCCCCAGATGTTTTGGGGGAAGCGATGCATTGTCTTCAGCGAGGTGCTATATACAGCAAAACCACTGTGAAGGATTTGAATGCAGATACCCAAGAGATACTCAGTCAAATTGATGAGGAATCCTTAACTTTTGAAAAACCTTTTGTACAATTGTCTAAGGCTGTGCCAGTGTTGCCAAATAAAAGTATGCTTTTGTGTGATTCTGAACTACTGATAGACTCCAGTTGCAAAACTGCTATCAAATCAGTTGAAACGTTGCCAACTGATGGACCTAAAGCCAATGCACAGCTTTGTATCACATCTCGCTGTACACCACATGATGTTGGTATGGCTTCACTGTTGCAGATATCCCCTACTTTGTCCAGCAACTACAAAACTCTAGCTTCTAAAAACAGTAATCATCAAATTACACCTAACTGTTCATCTGTAAAACAAGCTAGATTTGTACCTAAAAGTATGTTTCACACAGAATATTTGAAATGTCAGCGTACTGGTATTGTTGATAAGCAACCCACTGATCCTGAAGCTTGTAAAAGTTCATTTGAAAATCATAGTATGAGCTCTGCTGCAGTGCAGAATCGTCATAATGTATCTGCATCGTGCTTACTTGCTCAAGATCACAATGATGTACACCGTGTTAGCAATTCATATCCTACATTGGGAAAGTGTGAAAACAGCAGGAAGAAACCAGACTTGCCTTTTCGGCAATTGAATGCATTGGAGCATAAAAAAATTAATGCAAATGATGATGAAATTAAATCAGGATACTGCAATCAGAGTTTGGTTACAAAGATACATGATCAGAATTTACAAAAAAATGCTATTGGTCCAAGTTCAGAAGGAGCTGCTACTAATTCGCTTACCACTGTGTCTACAAATAGTTCTGTATTCATGAGTGAAATGCTATCACAGTTACATGATAAGAGCAAATTAACTAGGGAGGAATTTTCATTTGTTTCCCCTGATATTCAGTATGCACAAGACTCCTCACAAGACATTGCAATTACTACAGACTTCAGTGATTTCAGTAACAAGTGCGACCTAGATACTTCCAAGCCCACTGATGATCCTTCTGTTGATACACAGTGGCCTATAATTTCTTCAGTATTTTCTCTTAGTTGTGGTACTAATGATGTGCCAGAGAGTATTCGATGGGATAATGATCAGGACCACAATTGTACTTCATTCACTTCAGCACAAGAGATCCTGAAAGCTAACCTATGTTCCCAGAGTCAGGCAAATAGTAAAAGTCTCATAAACTGCCTTGAAAAACAAGAATCCAATAAAAGCTGCCAAATAAGTGAATCATTAAGTCACAAGAATCCAGTGTGTGTGTCAAAGTCTGGAAATAGAGACCTCAATGCAACATCAGTTATAAGTGGAAGCCCATTTCAGTTATCCAGTGGTAATAACTTGGCTGAGTGTCTTTCGTTACTACCACCACTGGCTCCTATGCCACCAATATTGCCTGTTGAGATTCAAGACAGGTTTTCTGCAAACCAGTTTGATGACAATGCCCATATGATCCAGCGGACCCGTAATCTATATTCTAGTGAATTTTCTTTAAATCAAAGCAGTTCCAATGTATGCTTAGGATTGTCTCCCACaagcaataataatacagcagtgGATTGTTCCACACAAACGGACAGCTTTGTGCAGAGAATAAAATCAAATACTGTGCCTAGCAGTGCTGGCAATCCATTAACTGCTGTGACACAGAATTACCAAACTAAACTCTTCTCACACCCAAAACTTAATGTTTTTCCAAATTTATCCCCAGGTGGTGTATCCTTTCAAAATAAATCACTGCCTAATACTTTATCTTCAGGTATAGATGGGCTTCGGAAACCTTCAGTTTCACATAACTTCAGTAGCACCTTTTTAATTACATCTGATCCCTCTGAAGGAACACCAAATGTTTTTGAACAGCAAGTTTCAACTTCAGGAAATTCACAAATAGCAGTTCAGAATCAATCACCAGTAGCGCTTGCAAAGATTTGTGAACCAAATACTAGCAGTTCTGAGGGACATTCCTTTCGCCAGAATGTTTGTCAGTCCTCAGAAGAGTTACAAGCAGATACACCTATAACTAGTGTAACATCCTCTTTGAAAGTCTGCCACCAGTTTAGCTTGCAAAACAAAGTCTCTTTGTTTCTTTCAAGCTGTAATCTAAGTGCAATTCCTAAAAATGTTAGCTCTACTGATGCTGTTGAGAAACTTGAAGGAGCACCTTATAGCCTTGGCCAAACTGAACTGCTCAAAGAAAAGGTAACACTTCCATCCACAGTAAAGCTACAGAGAATTTCATTGTCAACCCCATCTGTTGCAGACAAGCAAAGCAATCATACCAAAGATCAGTTAAAGCCTCCCAGTAAAATCAACAAAATTCATTCTGTTTTACCTCCCAGTGTGCATCAAATTAGATGCTTCCATAAAACAGCAGATGATATGTCTAACCAGACTGAATATGCAGTAGATCTCCTTGTTAATTCTCAAAATGCTGCTGAAATTGAGAACATTGTACCCAACTCTCCTTGTGAAAATGGGTCTGGAAATGACAACATGGGGCAAGATATGCCAAATCTGCATTTTTCACAACTGCAGTCCAAATCAGAAATGTCACCTTTACGTATTTCTGCATTTCCACTCTGCTCTACAAAAAGACAAATTAATGTTGAAAACACACCACCTCCTCATTACCTAGTAAAAGATACTGATTGTTCTAAACACGAAACTACTTACAAGGTTGTTCCAAGTGGTATTGTGCTTAGAGTATTCAACGCTGCTGACGACTCCAAACAGAAAACAACTTCTGATACTGTAAGTTGCCAATCTATCAACCAGTCACAAAACCTTAATAGAGTATTGTGTGCGACACCAATTTCACTTAGCATGGCAGGAAAATTAGTATTGCAAACATCAACTGTGACAAAGAAGCAAAAAATTTGTGCCAAACCTGATTCAAGAAATAATTGCACTCCTAAGGCAAAATACCAGGAAAACAGTAACTGTGATCAATCTTCTGTTTCGGTTGACAGACCAAACACATGTAACACTATTTCAGTTAAGGCAGCTGCTCGTCATAAATCTCGACTGTTAAAGTCCAGTGCTGCTGAGCAATTACCGTTGAAACGCAGAAATACCAGAAAAAGAAAATCTGGTCACATACAGGATGATATCCTATTAAAGAAGATCAAAAAACAAGACTGTCTTGTTCCTGTTGTTACCGATAACTGTGAGATATTAAAGACTGCCCGCAAACTGAGGCTCAAACCATTTAGTGAAAGTCAGTTGGTGAAATGCCCTCGCCGCAATCAGCCTGTAGTTGTGTTAAACCATCCAGATGTAGATGTTCAAGAGGTAGTTAATGTAATGCAAACAATAGGCAAGTACAGAGGACATGTACTCAAGGTGGTTTTATCTGAGAGAACTGTTATTTCTctcaatttaaagaaaaaacatcaaaAACAGGAATTTGGAAACCGAGGCATTTCACTTGACAAATGGTATAACTGCAAGGTAGTCAGTCCAGTGAAGGAAAGGCATATGTTGAAaatgaaactaaaaaaaattcaTAAAAATAATTATCAGATAGTAAAAAATGTTCAAAATGAACATTTGCAGTTTAAGTTTCACTGTTGGTTTTGTGGGCGGATGTTTTGTGATCAGGAAGAGTGGATTGCTCATGGACAACGCCACTTAATGGAAGCCACCCGGGACTGGAATGATGTTACCACCATTCAAGAAACTACAGAAAGTGAAGCTGAAGTATTGAATGTGAAAAGAAATCCCATATAG